One Meles meles chromosome 13, mMelMel3.1 paternal haplotype, whole genome shotgun sequence DNA segment encodes these proteins:
- the ZP4 gene encoding zona pellucida sperm-binding protein 4: MWLLQSILLCLPLSLALSGHQKPEAPDYPGELQCGLQSLQFTINLSQGTATPTLIAWDNHGLPHRLQNDSGCGTWLREGPGSTMVLEASYSGCYVTEWVRTTQSPGMLRTPAPPSGGTPQDPHYIMLLGVERADVAGRSTVTKTKLLKCPVDPPALDAPKADLCDSVPVWDRLPCTPSSISQRDCEKVGCCYNLEDNSCYYGNTVTSHCTQDGHFSIAVSRKVTSPPLLLNSVHLAFRNDHECIPVMATHAFAIFWFPFNSCGTTRRIIGDWVVYENELVAARDVRTWSHGSITRDSIFRLRVSCSYLISSNASPVNVQIFTLPPPLPETQAGPLTLELKIAKDQRYESYYTASDYPVVKLLRDPIYVEVSIHHRTDPHLGLFLQHCWATPSTNPQHQPQWPVLVKGCPYAGDNYQTQLIPVRKALDPPFPSHYQRFSIFTFSFVDSVTKKALRGPVYLHCSASICQPAGTPSCMITCPVARRRRNSNIHFHNHTASISSKGPMILLQATKDSSEKLHKNPSSLVDSQALWMAGLSGTLIIGALLVSYLAIRKWR, translated from the exons ATGTGGCTGCTGCAGTCCATCTTGCTCTGTTTACCCTTGTCTCTTGCTTTGAGTGGCCACCAGAAGCCAGAGGCACCAGATTATCCTGGTGAACTCCAATGCGGGCTACAAAGCCTTCAGTTCACCATAAACCTGAGCCAGGGGACAGCAACTCCTACACTGATAGCCTGGG acaACCACGGGCTGCCACACAGGCTGCAGAATGACTCTGGCTGTGGTACCTGGCTAAGGGAAGGCCCAGGCAGCACCATGGTGCTAGAAGCCTCTTACAGCGGCTGCTATGTCACTGAGTGGGTGAGGACGACCCAATCGCCAGGAATGCTGCGAACCCCTGCACCACCATCTGGGGGGACTCCCCAGGATCCCCACTACATCATGCTACTTGGAGTTGAAAGAGCGGATGTGGCTGGACGCAGCACGGTTACAAAGACAAAGCTGCTCAAGTGTCCTGTGGATCCCCCAG CCCTAGATGCTCCAAAAGCTGACCTGTGTgactctgtcccagtgtgggacAGGCTGCCATGCACTCCTTCATCTATCAGTCAAAGAGACTGTGAGAAGGTTGGTTGCTGCTACAATTTGGAGGATAATTCCTGTTACTATGGAAACACAG TGACGTCCCACTGTACCCAAGATGGCCACTTCTCCATCGCCGTGTCTCGGAAGGTGACCTCACCCCCACTGCTCTTAAATTCTGTGCACTTGGCCTTCAGGAATGACCATGAATGCATCCCTGTGATGGCAACCCATGCCTTTGCCATCTTCTGGTTTCCATTTAATTCCTGTGGTACCACAAGACGG ATCATTGGAGACTGGGTAGTATATGAAAATGAGCTGGTCGCAGCTAGAGATGTGAGAACTTGGAGCCATGGTTCTATCACCCGTGATAGTATTTTCAG GCTTCGAGTTAGCTGCAGCTACTTGATCAGCAGCAATGCCTCCCCAGTTAATGTCCAGATTTTTACGCTCCCACCACCCCTTCCTGAGACCCAGGCTGGACCCCTTACTCTGGAACTCAAGATTGCCAAAG ATCAGCGCTATGAATCCTACTACACTGCCAGTGACTACCCAGTGGTGAAGCTGCTTCGGGATCCCATTTACGTGGAGGTGTCTATCCACCACAGAACAGACCCCCACCTGGGGCTGTTCCTCCAGCACTGTTGGGCCACACCCAGCACGAACCCCCAGCATCAGCCCCAGTGGCCTGTGCTGGTGAAAGG GTGCCCCTATGCTGGAGACAACTATCAGACGCAGCTGATCCCTGTCAGGAAAGCCCTCGATCCTCCATTTCCATCTCACTACCAGCGGTTCAGCATTTTCACCTTCAGCTTCGTGGACTCAGTGACAAAGAAGGCACTCAGAGGACCG GTGTACCTACACTGTAGTGCATCCATCTGCCAGCCTGCTGGGACACCATCCTGTATGATAACCTGTCCTGTTGCCAGGA GAAGAAGAAACTCCAACATCCATTTTCATAACCATACTGCTAGCATTTCTAGCAAGGGTCCCATGATTCTACTCCAAGCCACTAAGGACTCCTCAGAAAAGCTCCATAAAAACCCAA GTTCTCTTGTAGATTCCCAAGCTCTGTGGATGGCAGGCCTTTCTGGGACCTTAATCATTGGAGCCTTGTTAGTGTCCTACTTGGCTATCAGAAAATGGAGATGA